aggtcttagaaacccaggtagataagtgaatgcagagagcctctatgctccaagggatcagcctgaaaaagagagtaagagagagaaagaaaaaaaaaaaaaaaagacacagggtGAAAAAGCTTCAGTGAGTGAGgcctgtaactttattttcaaaagggacttttataccttgacttgtacatagagggaaatgaaagatacaaggtcatgcagaatcagcccaaacactccagcagttttgcccttattgaagccaggattttttctgcatacctttcccacaaatgatgttgtgtacattaccttctggccttggaggcctgtggacattttatgaccctcttttgataaaggctgctcaaccagaaaacttactttccctcaaagtgttttttctttatagttctaatctatgtcagcctcagaaaatgctaaacagagttacatttctcacggagcaaaggtacagtgagttacaagaaagaaccaattaggtcaaaggtctgatgtggttaatttcaaggctacgcTTGTTTTTCTTATATTCCATTTCTTACTTACAttctgagttcactcagactcacatccatcaagtcagtgatgccatccagccatctcatcttttgttgtccccttctcctcctgcccccaatgcttcccagcatcaaagtctttcccagtgagtcaactcttcacatgaggtggccaaagtactggagtttcagctttagtatcattccttccaaaggaaccccagggctgatctccttcagaatggactggttggacctccttgcagtccaagggactctcaagagtcttctccaacaccacagttcaaaagcatcgattcttcagcactcagccttcttcacagtccaactctcacatccatacatgaccactggaaaaaccatagccttgactagacggagtctgcttttgaatatgctatctaggttggtcataactttttcttccaaggagtaagcatcttttaatttcatggcttcagtcaccatctgcagtgattttggagcccaaaaaaataaagtctgacactgcttccactgtttccccatctatttcccatgaagtgatgggaccggatgccatgatctttgttttctgaatattgagctttaagccttgcttatcaggtctcttctgcatgaccttgtcatgggtgggatggcCCATGCTGGATCCTGGCacgaaactaagatcctggcaactgatctcattacttcatggcaaatagatgtggagaaaatggaaacagtggcaaattttatttcttgggctccaaaatcactgcagacagtgactgcagccatgaaatcaaaagacacttgttccttggaagaaaagctgagaaagctagacagcatattaaaaagcagagacatcactttgccgacaaaggtctatatagtgaaagttatgttttttccagtagtcatgtataaattaTGTGAGTTGGATCATAATGAAggatgaacaccaaagaattgacgcttttgaattgtggtgctgaagaagactcttgagagtcccttggacaatgaagaaatcaaactagtcaatcctaaaggagatcaaccctgagtattcactggaaaaactgacgctgaagctgatgccccaaactttggccacctgaggcaatgaaaaagactctgatactctgaaagattgagggcagcaggagaagggggtgactgaggatgagatggctggatggcatcaccaactcagtggacatgagtttgagcaaactcagagagaccgtgaaggacaggcaagcctggcatgctgcagcccatgggatcacaaagagttggacacaacttagtgactgaacagcaacaacaaagcctTCAAATCCACAAATACAGTCTTCAGCTCCATTTAtctagttttgtttcattttttcattggCAATTTAAAATTTTGGCATTCATATcctgaaaatgtttaaattttgtaCACAAGTATTTCATTTCTTAGGAATGATTATAGATACTATTGTGTTTTTCACTTGTTTCCATGTTAACTATTAGTATATAAAATCTGATTAATTTTTTGTGTCTTGGACTTGTATTCTGTAATCTTGCTGGGTTCACTCATTAATTCTAggaggcttttcttttttatatttgggGGAGGCAGTGACATAATTATATTATATGACCGTGATTACTATTAGGAGTTTGCGTAGTATAGTGAGAGTAAAGGAgaagtcattaaaatattttattcaaaggaGTGACCAGATCATACTTTGGATTGGAATAATCCCTCTGGTTATAAGATAAAGAATGAATCAAAATAAACGTAAAGAGGAAGAATGGGTAAGTCTCAAATGATATAGATGTGTTTCTGTGTAATTTTACAAGCTTGTTCCTACATGACATTTGAATGATTAATTCAATCAGCAGTGATTTCCACTGATGTGTTAGAAACTGATTCATTCTCTTCCTTGACTTTCTGCTAGTGCCGATAGGAAAGTGACAGTGGACTTGTCATCTCTTAGATGTTCCAGAATAATTGCtgttcttttcaattttatttccatAGAGCAGTGATAGGAGAAAACTATTTATTGGTCTTCCCtcgtggaccagtggttaagaatctgcctgccaagacaggggacacaggtctgatccctggtctgagaggatTCCATGTGCCTTGGGGCAACAAAGACTGTGTACCAAAATTATTGAGCCCTGGTGCCCTAGGGCCCActttctgcaacaagagaagccactgcaatgagaagcccacacaccacaactagagagtagcccccatacTGCAACTAGAGGGGAGCCTATCCTGTGAAACtagtaattgtatttatttttcatgtgaagAAACTCTGCTTTGAGTGgctatataattttaaagttcaTAGCTAAAAAATGGAATGCATGCTTTAGACACATGGTTTGAAAACTAGTATGTAAAAGAATACTAAGTCATTTAGGGTCACAATTTGACTGAAATATCATTTGTAAGCTAATCACATCAAGTTTATCAATACAAAatctattcattaatttattttatcttccagATTTCTGTGGaaatttagctttctttataaaaaaaaaaaagtagcagaaACCAAGAAAATAGAATATAGAATTGAGCTAGATATAGTCTAGGCATCTAAGAAAAcctaaggcaaaatgattgtaagacaagaaaaaaataaaacaaagacataATCTCaagtatgtataaaaatattggtgtacaatatataaatatagatacaaaACTAAATATTGTCAAAAACTGCATAGAATTACAAAGCCTCGTGTTCTGCAGTCCCTGCCACACCAAACCAAGTCATtacagttgtgcctgactctttgcgaccccatcaggctcctctgtccatgggattctccaggcaagaataatggagtgtgttaccattttcttctccagttctgcagtccatggggtcacaaaaagtcggacatcaCTGGGTGACTGCACAACAAGAAGAAACTGataagacaaacatcatatgaaaGAACGGTACAAATGAACTgatctacaaaatagaaatagagtcacaggtgtagaaatcaaacttatggttacctggTGGTAAAGGAGTggaaagggataaattgggagattgagactgaCGTATACACACAACTCTCTACAAAAGAGATGATTGGTAAGGATGTACTATATTGCACAGGGAACATTACCCTATACTCTGTGAATTCCTATAGGGGAAATAGTCTATAAAAGAGTGCACACGTATACGTGCATAGCTAATTaactctgctgtatacctgaaattaacaatttttattagagtatagctgtaaatcaaaaattttacaaaagaagaaaccaaGAAATATACAAGTGAGATGGGAGAAATGGAAGTATTggattgaccaaaaagttcattctggtttttccattccataaaatcttatggaaaaactggaacaaactttttggccaacccaataacacAGAAAGAGAGAATGCATTATAAATTGCTATTTCATCCTTTTTGGGACTCATCAGTACAGTGTAGCTAAtgctgtaaaatttaaaatattttgtttcttaaaactcaataatatgTAACAGTTCTGAGATTTGGGTATCACAGCCTTCATTAGTAGAAGTATTTAACTATTCGTGATTTAAGTGGGATAAAAGCAGGATGTTTTAAatctagtaaaaaataaaacattgatatttatatacatttatttagcaCACTGTAAAACATGTAAAAACATGAACACTGAGAATAAGtgtaaaaagctttttttttttcagtgtttctaatactactgttttaaaatacaaaatataaaagaaatgttaGTCTTggcaattttttaatataaatttatttattttaattggaggttaattactttacaatattgtattggttttaccatacatcaacatgaatctgccacaggtatacatgtgttccagtcttggtaatttttaaaaaatttatttggctgcatcacatgttagtcatggcatgtgggatctccaaTTTTCcttgcaacatgtggaatcttttttttttttttgccaatttctgtgattttttttattttttttgctttttgtggtaaagttccccccccccccaccgccattGGAGTataatcccacatgccgcaactaaagattccatttGCTGTAcagctaattcactttgttgtacagtatgtgggaatctttagttgcagcacatgggatcttctagttgtggcacgtgggagctagttccctggccaggggtcaaacccagaccCCTTgaattgggaacatggagtcttagccactggaccaccagggagtccttaGTCTCAGTGCTCTTGAAAATTTCCctatatatttgtaaatgatagtAAGAGAATtttgaatgaaatggcaacccactccagtattcttgcctggagaatccaagggacagaggagcctagtgggctgctgtctatggggtcacacagagtcggacacgactgaagtgacttagcagcagaagcaactcatttcagtcgctcagtcgtgtccgactctctgcgacaccatgaatcgcagtacgccaggcctccctgtccatcaccaacttccggagttcactcagactcacgtccatcaagtcagtgatgccacccagccatctcatcctgtcgtccccttctcctcctgcccccaatccctcccagcatcagagccatttccaatgagtcaactcttcacatgaggtggccaaagtactggagtttcagctttagcatcattccttccaaagaaatcccagggctgatctccttcagaatggactggttggatctccttgcagtccaagggactctcaagagtcttctccaaccccacagttcaaaaatatcaattcttcagtgctcagccttcttcacagtccaactctcacatccatacatgaccacaggaaaaaccatagccttgactagacggaccttagttggcaaagtaatgtctctgcttttcaacatgctatctacgttggtcagtTATAAATTTCTCATTATCATTTTGCATGGCTTCAGCTATCATAGTCATTTTTATAGTCCCATTTGTGCAAAGAAAAGTGCTGTCTGTCTAACAAAAGAGGAATTCAttcatattttgttgttcagtcactaagtcatgtccaaatttttgtgaccccatggacagcagcatgtcaggcttctctatccattcacaGTTATGAGGTTCAAATATTAGTATCAACTCATATTAttcaacccctggaggaggacatggaaccTACtctagagttcttgcctggagaatcccatggacagaagagcctgatgggctactgcccatagggtcacaaagagtcagacacaactgaagtaacttagcatataCAATATTTAACActtagaattcagttcagttcagttcacttcagttgctctgttgtgtccaactctttgcgaccccatgaatcacagtatgctagatctcgctgtccatcaccaacccccagagttcactcagactcatgtccatagagtcggtgatgccatccagccatatcatcctctgtcgtccccttctcttcctgtccccagttCCTCACAGCaccagaggcttttccaatgagtcaactcttcgcatgaggtggccaaagtattggagtttcagctttagcatcagtccttccaataaacaccaggactgatctcctttagaatggattggttggatctccttgcagtccaagtgactcttaggagtcttctccaacaccacagttcaaaagcatcaattctttggcgttcagctttcttcacagtccaactctcacatccatacatgaccactggaaaaaccacagccttaactagacggacctttgttggcaaactctgctttttaacatgctacctaggttggtcataactttctttccaaggagtaagcgtcttttaatttcatggctgcaatcaccatctgcagtgattttggagccccccaaaataaagtctgacacttagAATTATGCTCTTCCAAATCCCTATATCATTCAAGAATagcttacttctttttctttttctttttcttttttttttagaatagctTACTTCTTAACTGTTAGCaaatattataaatgaattttGATGATAAATTTTTGGCAGATGAGGCAATACAGTGGCAACTGTATATAGCAATCTATAATGCATCTCTTGGAAATGGTGTGTGAAATTCCCTAAAAAGGCCTTGAAGTATGTAAGGGTATGGAGACATTACTGTTTGTCTTGCTGCAAATCCATCTTCTCTGTATAGCTCTGTTGATACTAGCAGTAATTCCAAAGTTATTCAGGAAGGCATATTCCCCATTTCCTCTGACGACAAACCtaaaaccaaacacaaaaattttaaaaagcataggtTGGACATCTGCATTCTTTCTTCCTCATATTCTTCCACACCCCCACTCCAGGTATTTTTAATGTGAACCAGAGAAATGTGAAAATCTGTCTTCATATGGCTTCTTAGTACATATACATCATTTCTATACTTAATTCCCCTTATATTCTCAAACTCCCTACTTGAATATCAgaagaaattaaaggatgcttactccttagaagaaaagttatgaccaacctaggcagtatattcaagagcagagacattaatttgccaactaaggtccatctagtcaaggctatggtttttcctgtggtcatgtatgaatgtgagagttggactgtgaagaaggctgagcaccgaagaattgatgcttttgaactgtggtattggagagaactcttgagagtccctcggactgcagggagatccaaccagtccattcggaaggagatcaaccctgggatttctttggaaggaatgatgctaaacctgaagctccagtactttggccaactcacacgaagagttgactcattggaaaaaactctggtgctgggagggattggggccaggaggagaagtggacgacccaggatgagatggctggatgacatcacagactcgatggacgtgagtctgagtgaactccaggagttggtgatggacaggtaggcctgacgtgctgtgattcatggggtcacaaagagtcggacacgactgagcgactgaactgaactgatcatcgcCCATCCCAAATCCAGTTATTCTATTGACTAGTAATTTAGTGCTCGCTGTTGTGGCCAAGTGAACTGCTGCCATggtggagatttaaaaaaaatttcatatgttgaaatatagggaagtcattctggcttatacatGAGTTAACTTGAATTTTAGGCCATCTATAATACCCTGTTTGTGGCCTATCAAACATATATTGTAGTTTTGCTTTAACGACTAAAGAAAAGTGCACATTGACCAGAAGTAAAAAAGtgtccatgttaaaaataaagattaaatgtcTCTCTTCTGGGGACACTAGTGCTGGTCCTCCTTCAGtgataagactcccttcccaggtgccAAGGCCATACTGACCCGCTTGTATATGCTggtcaatttttttcatttgaaatcttGAAGGAATGTGATCCTGACTTGTTTAATGTTCTCTCTtctgataaaatataaaactgggCTAGAAACCCTGTTTCTCtgaagcagtttctcagagtgATCTGGGAGGTGGCCTTCCAGCCTAGTCCTCAGCTTGGCTCATATAAAACTCTtccctattattttatttttgttcattattgattattttcattgGCCTTCAATGAAGATGATTTTCATTGTTCTTCTGACCTGTTCTATACCtgtgtgaaaataaaattatgtacttACTAGTAAATTCTTAAACAGGCTTGGCTTTGATTGAGGGAAGCAATTGCcctttttcattctgtctgtcccaGTGTAATGGTTACAGTGAAGATATCTTCACTGAAGTGTTCAGAACCAAAGGTGTGTTACTAAGTTTCTTCCAGGGATAAATTATCACAGGAGGGATTCCCTCTGGGTCCCTGACAACCTTCCTTTTAGTAATAAACATAGCAGCTGGCAGAGTGGACTGAGGGTCTGCAGATACCAATTCTTCCCTGGCTTTCCAAGACTATAGGACCCTGGAGTGCCTCAGCTGTTCTCTCTACATTCTAAATATGGATTTCAGCACAGCTTAAGTCAGTGAGTGAATGCAGAACTATGTCTAATGTCATCCTCATGCTAAAGATTTCAATTGAAAACATGATATGCAAACTTTTCCCAAAGGCACTGCTAATAAACAGAAGAGCATACAAAGGATTTCTATTTCTTACACCTGAAACCTTCCATGATattaaatttacattcccataagTACAACTCACACCCATAACTACATATTCCTACAATAGAAGGCAGCCTAAAAACTTACGAGGCATCAAGTTTAGAGTTGTCTGTCCACTTCCAAGCATGATGTGATGGTTCTCCGATAAGGCCAATCCAATGGTCAAAAGGGCCTTTGTATCTTTGCAGGAAGTTCTATTATaaaacacagaaagcaaaaacacATGTCTCCTTCATTTTACCCTTGAGTCCTCTTCCCCCCAGCCTTCTCTCTTTGGATGACAGCCTGGTAAGGTTGAGAAGCTTAGACATTGAAGGGAGAAGACTAGTCCCCAGTTCTCAGCTTAAATCACTCAAATGTCTCTGACCCTAAATTACATTAAAGTGATCACACATCTCAATTTGACTGGTAAAGTCCCAGGTTATGCCTGTGGTTCCAACATAATATTGTCACTTTCACTCCCCAAAATGTCCCAACTTGGATGATAAATTACATGATCACCATACTTCTTTTTTACAATGGTAAGAATATATCTAATTTGAAGGTTAACTATGAGGATTACATGAGAGAGTGTGTCCAAATTGACTCACAGAGTTCCAGGCAGAGAACATACCCAAGAAATATCAGGCACTAATATGCACTCCAAGCCCGTAAGTCTGCCTGGAATGGGAGCCTTCCTCTTCTTTCAGCTGTCACCCTGTGCAGCCTATATCCTTCTCAGGGGCTAAGAATTTAACAAAGAACATGATCCAAAAATATTCCTTACCAACTCCTCCTCCGTTTCAAACTGAGCAAGAACAGCTCCCACTGAAGTACAGGATGTCTGACTGAATGTCCAATTTTCTGagtcttcagaaaaataaaaacacttactCCCAAATCCAATCCACCCTTCTGGGCAGGCGGCAAGCAGAACTTGTAAGTCTGTTGCTCTGCTTCTCACTAAAAGTTGGACAGACACAGTGAAGCATAACAAATAAATTTTCCCttccattttatctatttttccacTTACCATCCTGAGGTCAGTCtttttttacatatgtatgtattaatatatgcaaatatacatgtgtgtacatgtatatgtaggtACAGTATAACTGAATTCCAAAATGAGGGGTTTGAAGAAGAGCATGCTAAACAACAACTAGACTCTTGTACTTTCATGGCCTTGGCTAATAATCTTTTGCTCTTCTCAAAATCTGAACAGGGCCTATTTTCTATAGGTAGACAGACTCTTAGAAATGTTTTCCAAGCccaaatttgtctgttttttccaaatgaacagttttcctttttatgtattttggcaCCATCAATTACataattttctctcattttacttCCAGGAACATATTCTCAAGTGCATTTCTAATGCCTCTTAGAATGTTATCAGCCTTAGTCATTTATAAAACACCAACTGTTAAACTCAATACTTGGAAATGTGTttgcacttcacttcactgcttGCCAAAACAACAACTCTTTTCGGTTTCTGGGGAAATGGAATATTGAGATCTGTGATCACTTGCTGAGTACAAACTAGCGGCAGTTGCTTTTCCCAAgtgattttattatattgaggatTTGCCTTAGAATAGAATGTTCCATGAAAACTATTATGTTAATAAATATACACAGTACATGATTCTCAATGTAGCAGTCAAAATATTATTCTACAATGGAATTCAGATCATGGCATTTCTCTCCTATAATTTCCCTCTTCCTGATACCCCCACTGCACTCAGATTAAAAGCCACAGTTTTTACCTGACTCATTAGGCTGTGAGCTCCCTGACCCTCAGCCCATTACTCTTCCTCATTCTTACCTTGCTTCAGCTGTAGAAGCCTCCATGCTGTTCCTCAAACCTACCAGGAGATTCCTCCTTTCATTCTACTGCCATCTGGAATGCTTTCCCCACAAACCCAATGGCTTCTTCATCTCCTTCAAGTTTGCTGAAAAGTCATTTTCTCAAGGAGGCTTGCCCTGGATACTTACATTCAACTCAATATGTTACCCTATATTATAACATCTGCATCTTCCTACTATTAATAGAATAGgagtgttttgttcactgatacaCCTCAAGCATTTCACACACCCTGGCACATAgtggagctcaataaatatttattgacaatgTGAATGTGCAAAGAACATGGTACGGTTTGGAGAACAGGTAACTCACCTGCCACAAGAGTGGAAAGTGTCACCACATTTAGAGCCACAAGGATAAAGATAATCAGGATGTAGCAGCAAAGCTTGGCAGGTGTAACAGGAGAGCCAATTGCTGGGCATTTCTTTCGGAGATCTTTACCTGTAAATACAAATGTCATAATCTCAATCTCACGGAGGTAttagaaagaaaaacttaaatttaTCACAGAATCAACATGCAAAGTCCACTGTACCTCACCTCCCCTATTGCCAAACTCTCTCACGAAAGGTCCA
This region of Ovis canadensis isolate MfBH-ARS-UI-01 breed Bighorn chromosome 3, ARS-UI_OviCan_v2, whole genome shotgun sequence genomic DNA includes:
- the LOC138437834 gene encoding C-type lectin domain family 2 member D11-like isoform X1, with protein sequence MWETAADGEGCGHPTGKLEVPGEGDCCSPETPHPPVWPPLVQSKAIVKKKPLPRGEEKEETAFLVSSKDLRKKCPAIGSPVTPAKLCCYILIIFILVALNVVTLSTLVAVRSRATDLQVLLAACPEGWIGFGSKCFYFSEDSENWTFSQTSCTSVGAVLAQFETEEELNFLQRYKGPFDHWIGLIGEPSHHAWKWTDNSKLDASFVVRGNGEYAFLNNFGITASINRAIQRRWICSKTNSNVSIPLHTSRPF
- the LOC138437834 gene encoding C-type lectin domain family 2 member D11-like isoform X4, with product MWETAADGEGCGHPTGKLEVPGEGDCCSPETPHPPVWPPLVQSKAIVKKKPLPRGEEKEETAFLVSSKDLRKKCPAIGSPVTPAKLCCYILIIFILVALNVVTLSTLVAVRSRATDLQVLLAACPEGWIGFGSKCFYFSEDSENWTFSQTSCTSVGAVLAQFETEEELNFLQRYKGPFDHWIGLIGEPSHHAWKWTDNSKLDASFVVRGNGEYAFLNNFGITASINRAIQRRWICSKTNS
- the LOC138437834 gene encoding C-type lectin domain family 2 member D11-like isoform X2; protein product: MWETAADGEGCGHPTGKLEVPGEGDCCSPETPHPPVWPPLVQSKAIVKKKPLPRGEEKEETAFLVSSKDLRKKCPAIGSPVTPAKLCCYILIIFILVALNVVTLSTLVAVRSRATDLQVLLAACPEGWIGFGSKCFYFSEDSENWTFSQTSCTSVGAVLAQFETEEELNFLQRYKGPFDHWIGLIGEPSHHAWKWTDNSKLDASFVVRGNGEYAFLNNFGITASINRAIQRRWICSKTNISSCCAVTQ
- the LOC138437834 gene encoding C-type lectin domain family 2 member D11-like isoform X3, with the protein product MWETAADGEGCGHPTGKLEVPGEGDCCSPETPHPPVWPPLVQSKAIVKKKPLPRGEEKEETAFLVSSKDLRKKCPAIGSPVTPAKLCCYILIIFILVALNVVTLSTLVAVRSRATDLQVLLAACPEGWIGFGSKCFYFSEDSENWTFSQTSCTSVGAVLAQFETEEELNFLQRYKGPFDHWIGLIGEPSHHAWKWTDNSKLDASFVVRGNGEYAFLNNFGITASINRAIQRRWICSKTNITQ